The following proteins are co-located in the Lentibacillus sp. JNUCC-1 genome:
- a CDS encoding FtsX-like permease family protein, with protein MNIKQLIYRNLKKNIQHYFLYIFALIFSVALYFAFVTLQYDPAMDDAAGTVRGAAGLKAASVLLIAIVSVFLLYANTLFIKRRGKEIGLFQLIGMTKGAIFRILSVENIILYFGSVVIGVFLGFSVSKLLMMMLFRLTGVEDVASLHFSPEALVQTVLVFTVIYVLLMIMNAVFIKRQTILALFRVTSTAQLKIKRMSIWQAVIGILGIAMILFGYYLSSKLFSSDVLGTQLFLVMITILFSTILGTYFFYKGSVSFIFNLLRKRKGGYLNVNDVLSLSSIMFRMKSNSFLLTVITTASALAIGLLSLSYISYYSAEKTAEENIPDDFGIPNPVSAEEAPQPDMFMKALDEAGIEYTSHHLDLQQSMANLSDVIALSGDEDASTSMFNSEETPMIVISDEGIEELDAEESEVWFVNKAEILDKIIRFKDQGELSLSGESTTHDLEFKGFKDINILPARLNGAFPVAVVDQLIYEQLAADTNPDISSEFSKYTGVNIKDNRHIEQADEMFHDMGFAKWAGYESQYAAIQDQKMNVGLTMFIVGFLGLAFLITSGCILYFKQMDESEDEKPNYTILRKLGFTQADLIKGISIKQIFNFGIPLIIGLSHSYFAVKSGWFFFGTEMVTPMIIVMLIYTGLYSIFGMLSVLYYKRVIREAL; from the coding sequence ATGAACATTAAACAACTGATTTATCGCAACTTGAAGAAAAATATTCAGCATTATTTTCTGTATATATTTGCCCTGATTTTCAGTGTGGCACTCTATTTTGCCTTTGTAACTTTGCAATACGACCCTGCAATGGATGATGCGGCTGGAACAGTCAGAGGTGCAGCGGGCTTAAAAGCAGCATCGGTTTTGCTCATTGCAATTGTTTCAGTTTTTCTTCTTTACGCTAATACACTGTTTATTAAACGTCGAGGAAAAGAGATCGGATTGTTCCAGTTGATCGGCATGACAAAAGGTGCGATCTTTAGGATTCTGAGTGTCGAAAACATTATATTATACTTCGGCTCTGTTGTAATTGGCGTGTTTCTGGGTTTTTCAGTGTCAAAACTGTTAATGATGATGTTATTCAGGCTTACAGGTGTGGAAGATGTGGCCTCGCTTCATTTCTCACCAGAAGCTTTAGTCCAGACAGTACTTGTTTTTACAGTGATTTATGTGCTGCTCATGATCATGAATGCTGTGTTTATTAAACGGCAAACCATTTTAGCCTTGTTTCGAGTGACATCTACTGCCCAGCTGAAGATTAAGCGTATGTCAATATGGCAAGCCGTTATCGGTATCTTGGGGATTGCCATGATTTTATTTGGGTATTATCTATCGTCGAAATTGTTCAGCAGTGACGTACTGGGCACTCAGTTGTTCCTGGTTATGATTACCATACTTTTCTCAACCATTCTGGGGACATATTTCTTTTATAAAGGGTCGGTCAGCTTTATTTTCAATCTTCTCCGTAAGCGTAAGGGCGGGTATTTGAACGTTAATGATGTGTTGTCACTTTCATCAATCATGTTCCGCATGAAGTCCAATTCATTTTTATTAACCGTCATAACGACTGCGTCAGCGCTTGCGATCGGGTTGTTGTCGCTCAGTTATATTTCTTATTACTCTGCGGAAAAGACGGCCGAGGAGAATATTCCTGATGATTTTGGCATTCCGAATCCGGTGAGTGCAGAGGAGGCTCCGCAACCGGATATGTTTATGAAAGCTTTGGATGAAGCAGGAATCGAATATACGTCACATCATCTGGATTTACAGCAAAGTATGGCAAACCTCTCGGATGTTATTGCATTGTCGGGCGATGAAGATGCTTCAACATCAATGTTCAATTCCGAGGAAACGCCTATGATCGTCATCAGTGATGAGGGGATTGAGGAACTTGACGCAGAAGAGTCTGAAGTGTGGTTTGTAAACAAGGCTGAAATCTTGGATAAAATCATCCGTTTCAAAGACCAAGGAGAACTCAGTCTGTCAGGTGAGAGTACTACTCATGACCTTGAGTTTAAAGGGTTTAAAGATATAAATATTCTGCCAGCACGGCTAAACGGCGCTTTTCCCGTTGCTGTTGTCGACCAATTGATTTATGAACAGCTTGCGGCTGACACAAATCCAGATATCAGCAGTGAGTTTTCCAAGTATACAGGCGTGAACATTAAAGATAACCGTCATATAGAACAAGCAGATGAGATGTTCCATGATATGGGTTTTGCCAAATGGGCTGGCTATGAATCACAATATGCGGCAATACAAGACCAAAAAATGAATGTCGGTCTGACAATGTTCATTGTCGGTTTTCTGGGTCTTGCTTTTCTGATCACTTCCGGCTGTATTCTCTACTTTAAACAAATGGATGAAAGTGAAGATGAAAAGCCGAACTACACGATTCTTAGAAAACTTGGCTTTACACAGGCGGATTTGATTAAAGGGATTTCTATTAAACAAATTTTTAACTTCGGTATTCCGCTGATCATTGGGTTAAGCCACAGTTACTTTGCAGTCAAATCTGGTTGGTTTTTCTTCGGAACAGAAATGGTGACGCCTATGATCATTGTCATGCTGATCTATACAGGGTTGTATTCCATCTTCGGTATGTTATCGGTCCTTTATTACAAACGTGTGATTAGAGAGGCGTTATAG
- a CDS encoding ABC transporter ATP-binding protein, giving the protein MAILEAAKIYKTYGNKFNKQEVLHALDLQVQEGEFLTIMGASGSGKTTLLNVLSSIDRVSQGEITVKGKDISCMKDRELAEFRKHHLGFIFQEYNLLDTLTVKENILLPLSIKKASKKEANKAFDAVAKDLGIQDIASKYPNEISGGQKQRTSAARAFVHNPSIIFADEPTGALDSKAASDLLNKLSDLNDKHEASIVMVTHDPLAASFSERVVFIKDGQIYSQLYKGDQTRQEFFKDIIQTQGVLGGVQYEH; this is encoded by the coding sequence ATGGCTATTCTTGAAGCAGCTAAAATTTATAAAACATACGGGAACAAATTTAATAAACAAGAAGTGCTTCACGCACTTGACTTGCAGGTTCAGGAAGGTGAATTTCTGACCATTATGGGAGCATCCGGATCCGGCAAAACAACCCTTCTAAATGTGCTATCCTCCATTGACCGGGTGAGTCAAGGAGAGATCACAGTAAAAGGAAAAGACATCAGCTGCATGAAAGATAGGGAACTTGCTGAATTTCGCAAGCATCATTTGGGGTTTATTTTTCAGGAATATAATTTATTGGACACATTAACGGTAAAGGAAAATATTCTGCTTCCTTTATCTATAAAAAAAGCATCCAAAAAAGAAGCAAATAAAGCATTCGATGCGGTGGCTAAGGATTTGGGAATTCAGGATATTGCCAGTAAATATCCAAATGAAATTTCCGGAGGGCAAAAGCAGCGGACATCAGCGGCACGTGCATTTGTTCACAATCCAAGCATCATATTTGCTGATGAACCAACAGGTGCTCTTGATTCCAAGGCAGCGTCTGATCTACTAAACAAATTGAGCGATCTGAATGACAAGCACGAGGCATCGATTGTCATGGTGACGCACGACCCTCTTGCAGCAAGTTTTAGTGAACGTGTTGTTTTTATCAAAGACGGACAAATCTATTCACAGCTATACAAAGGTGATCAGACACGCCAGGAATTCTTCAAAGACATCATTCAGACTCAGGGCGTGTTAGGCGGGGTTCAATATGAACATTAA
- a CDS encoding sensor histidine kinase encodes MIKTYLKERKSWIMFVIFSQMLMILIGYLDRSIPLNAILYTVFLVSLFFLVFVVVRYFKETRFYKAVKDQDQMPLNQSPFEHIISEAMNQQNDQHNRELSILSTDVEGEREDMLSWIHEVKTPLTTMQLMIDRVEDAALRSQLMYEWLRIHLLLDRQLHQKRIPFISNDLFIEETELEPVLFEEIKALKPWCMQKGTGFEVDLQITYALTDPKWFAFIIRQLLTNAVKYSEKTDVLIKSDTKDEQRILVIQDFGRGIGKQDLPRIFDRGFTNTTAHYDERATGMGLYLAKQAADALHIDIHVTSKLMEGTRFTLTFPNKNDFVDITGM; translated from the coding sequence ATGATTAAAACATACCTAAAAGAACGGAAAAGCTGGATCATGTTTGTGATCTTCTCACAGATGCTCATGATCCTTATTGGTTATCTCGACAGAAGTATACCGCTGAACGCCATCTTGTACACAGTTTTCCTGGTTTCTCTGTTTTTTCTTGTGTTTGTTGTTGTCAGGTATTTTAAAGAAACGCGCTTTTATAAAGCAGTAAAAGACCAAGATCAGATGCCGCTCAACCAATCCCCATTTGAACATATCATCTCTGAAGCGATGAATCAGCAGAATGATCAGCACAATCGTGAGCTGAGCATTTTGTCGACAGATGTTGAAGGAGAAAGGGAGGATATGCTCAGTTGGATTCATGAGGTCAAAACCCCTCTAACCACCATGCAGCTGATGATTGACCGCGTTGAGGATGCTGCCTTGAGGTCACAACTTATGTATGAATGGCTGCGTATCCACCTGTTGTTGGACCGCCAATTGCATCAAAAGCGCATCCCGTTCATCAGTAATGATCTATTCATAGAAGAAACGGAATTGGAGCCAGTGTTGTTTGAAGAAATAAAAGCTCTGAAACCGTGGTGCATGCAAAAGGGTACTGGGTTTGAAGTCGATTTACAGATAACTTATGCTTTGACCGATCCTAAGTGGTTTGCGTTTATCATACGTCAATTGCTGACCAATGCTGTAAAGTACAGTGAAAAAACAGATGTATTAATCAAAAGTGACACTAAGGATGAGCAGCGCATACTGGTGATCCAAGACTTCGGCAGAGGCATCGGTAAACAAGATCTTCCGCGAATATTTGACCGTGGATTCACAAATACAACCGCACACTATGATGAACGGGCAACTGGTATGGGGCTCTACCTGGCTAAGCAAGCAGCAGATGCGTTGCATATTGACATCCATGTAACATCCAAACTGATGGAAGGCACCCGGTTTACATTAACATTTCCAAATAAAAATGACTTTGTCGATATAACAGGCATGTGA
- a CDS encoding response regulator transcription factor, translated as MFKIMLIEDDETLFQEVKERLSQWTYEVLGVADFGRVLESFTSIKPDLVVIDIQLPKFDGFHWCRLIRSHSNVPIIFLSSRDHPTDMVMSMQLGADDFIQKPFHFDVLIAKIQATLRRVYNYNVDTQLDLKTWNGATVDFLKGTVSSTQGVVDLTKNEMYILKVLIERKNEIVTREDLITSLWDDERFVSDNTLTVNVNRLRKKLGEIGLGETIETKVGQGYVAREEESL; from the coding sequence ATGTTTAAGATTATGCTGATTGAAGATGATGAAACATTATTTCAGGAAGTGAAGGAAAGATTGTCCCAATGGACCTATGAAGTCTTAGGTGTTGCCGATTTTGGCCGTGTTCTTGAGTCGTTTACATCGATCAAACCAGACTTGGTGGTTATCGATATTCAACTGCCGAAATTTGACGGATTTCATTGGTGCCGATTGATCCGGTCACATTCTAATGTCCCAATCATTTTCCTGTCGTCACGGGATCATCCGACAGATATGGTGATGTCCATGCAACTTGGAGCAGATGATTTTATCCAAAAGCCTTTTCACTTTGACGTTTTGATCGCAAAGATTCAAGCCACTTTAAGACGTGTTTATAATTACAATGTGGATACACAGCTTGACCTGAAGACATGGAATGGTGCAACAGTAGACTTTCTAAAGGGAACTGTATCCAGTACGCAGGGTGTCGTTGACCTAACAAAAAATGAAATGTACATATTAAAAGTATTGATAGAACGCAAGAATGAAATTGTCACAAGAGAGGACCTGATCACAAGTCTCTGGGATGATGAGCGGTTTGTGAGTGATAATACATTAACGGTCAATGTGAACCGTTTGCGAAAGAAACTGGGTGAGATCGGGCTCGGTGAGACAATTGAAACGAAAGTCGGGCAGGGATATGTTGCCAGGGAAGAGGAAAGCCTATGA
- a CDS encoding DeoR/GlpR family DNA-binding transcription regulator: MLESERHQLIIDSLDNKQVVKLQELVDLTNASESTIRRDLTHLENKKHLKRIHGGAARLQGKLQEASMTEKSSKNRHNKQLIASYAVQLVKPGDSIFLDAGSTVYEMIDQLPKDIVVVTNGLMHIQALLEHEIPTYITGGYAKSKTNALIGRGALESLHNYRFDKCFMGVNGIHPDSGLTTPDQEESQVKHLAMSLSREAYVLADESKFSEITFSKIANLDAATIITDQLASETRSLYPDQIHIKAVMS, encoded by the coding sequence TTGCTGGAATCTGAACGACATCAGCTGATTATTGACAGCTTAGACAACAAACAGGTGGTGAAATTACAAGAGTTAGTGGATTTAACGAATGCTTCTGAGTCAACTATACGACGTGATCTCACACATCTTGAAAATAAAAAACACCTCAAACGCATCCATGGGGGTGCTGCTCGACTTCAAGGGAAATTGCAGGAAGCCAGCATGACCGAAAAATCCTCCAAAAACCGTCATAATAAACAACTTATTGCGAGCTATGCTGTTCAACTTGTTAAACCAGGTGACAGTATATTCCTCGATGCGGGGTCGACCGTTTATGAAATGATTGATCAGCTTCCCAAGGACATCGTTGTGGTCACCAATGGTTTGATGCATATTCAAGCCTTGCTGGAGCACGAAATCCCAACATACATTACTGGTGGGTATGCAAAATCTAAAACAAACGCTTTAATTGGTCGAGGCGCATTGGAAAGCTTGCACAACTATCGATTTGATAAGTGCTTCATGGGGGTCAATGGTATTCATCCGGATTCTGGACTTACAACTCCAGACCAAGAAGAATCACAGGTTAAGCATCTTGCCATGTCGCTTTCACGTGAAGCTTATGTACTCGCTGACGAATCGAAGTTCTCCGAGATCACATTCTCAAAAATAGCCAATCTCGATGCAGCAACGATCATTACTGATCAATTGGCGTCAGAAACAAGATCTCTCTACCCTGATCAAATTCATATAAAGGCAGTGATGTCATGA
- the pfkB gene encoding 1-phosphofructokinase, with amino-acid sequence MIYTLTLNPSLDYILQLDDLQTGRLNRVDKTFKFPGGKGINVSQVLKTLGIDSVTLGLIGGFTGDRLCQLLHKKDIRTDFIQVEEDTRINVKIKAQEETELNAKGPTCSQEKYQALTDQIKKLTTNDMLILSGSIPSTLPDTTYEQLAGICYEQGTPFVVDAEGDLLKRVLPYKPFLIKPNHHELGELFDTKVTTAEEAIPYGRKLIQDGAQHVLVSLAGNGAVLISKDKTFITSAPRGNIVGSVGAGDSMVAGFIAGYHASHSTYEAFKLSVAAGSATAFSNGLATEKMIHSLLSDIKPVSRGDSL; translated from the coding sequence ATGATCTACACCCTTACACTCAATCCGTCACTGGATTATATTTTACAGTTGGATGACCTTCAGACAGGCAGATTAAACCGGGTTGATAAAACTTTTAAATTTCCCGGTGGCAAAGGAATTAACGTCTCCCAGGTTTTAAAGACACTTGGTATTGACAGCGTGACACTTGGCTTAATTGGTGGCTTTACCGGGGACCGCCTGTGCCAGCTTCTGCACAAGAAAGACATTCGAACGGATTTCATACAAGTCGAGGAAGACACACGCATTAATGTCAAAATTAAAGCTCAGGAAGAAACAGAACTGAACGCCAAAGGACCTACCTGCTCACAAGAAAAATACCAAGCGCTGACAGACCAGATTAAGAAACTCACAACGAATGATATGTTGATCCTATCCGGCAGTATTCCTTCAACTTTACCCGACACAACGTATGAGCAGCTGGCAGGTATCTGTTATGAGCAGGGCACGCCATTTGTGGTTGATGCTGAAGGAGATTTGCTGAAACGTGTTCTTCCATACAAACCATTTTTAATTAAGCCCAATCACCACGAACTCGGTGAACTTTTTGATACTAAAGTCACAACTGCAGAAGAGGCAATTCCATATGGAAGAAAACTGATCCAAGATGGGGCCCAGCATGTTCTTGTTTCACTTGCAGGAAACGGCGCAGTTCTGATCAGCAAAGACAAGACGTTCATCACCTCAGCTCCGAGGGGAAATATTGTCGGTTCAGTCGGTGCTGGCGATTCCATGGTAGCAGGCTTTATTGCAGGATACCATGCGTCTCATTCCACATATGAAGCGTTCAAGTTAAGTGTTGCTGCAGGAAGTGCCACAGCTTTTTCCAACGGTTTAGCCACTGAAAAAATGATTCACAGCTTATTATCTGATATCAAACCTGTTTCGAGAGGAGACTCATTATGA
- a CDS encoding PTS fructose transporter subunit IIABC → MKITELLSRDLIQLNLTSTYKEDTIDQLIHVLDRAGKLSDTHEFKKQILNRESQSTTGIGDGIAIPHAKTKAVKEPAIAFGRSIEGIEYEALDGQPSHLFFMIAAPEGANDTHLQALARLSGMLMKPEVRKAFMEASTEDEVLAIIDLHDENDDAEEEAETSATAGDKPFIVAVTACPTGIAHTYMAADSLKTTAQEKGIDIKVETNGSGGAKNILTQEDIEQAIAVIIAADTNVAMDRFSGKTVIEVPVADGISKSDDLIQRALKQQGKVYQAKGSSQSQSEENNEQGRGIGATIYKHLMSGVSNMLPFVIGGGILIALGFLFGINAHNPDDASYNVIAEALNTIGGGNAFALMIPVLAGFIAMSIADRPGFAAGMVGGLMASTSGAGFLGGIVAGFLGGYIVVGLKKVLAGLPSSLEGIKTILLYPLFGIAITGFLMFFVVNKPFTMLNTAISDWLTGLGTGNAVFLGIVLGLMMAFDMGGPVNKAAYLFGTGLIASGVYEPMAAIMAAGMVPPLGIAIATTLFPNKFNQQQREAGKVNYIMGLSFITEGAIPFAAADPLRVIPSLMVGSAAAGGLSMMFNIGLQAPHGGIFVFPLVQGGWLLYLLAVVIGSIITALLLGVLKKK, encoded by the coding sequence ATGAAAATTACGGAATTGTTGTCAAGAGACCTTATCCAATTGAATCTCACAAGCACTTACAAAGAAGACACCATTGACCAATTGATTCATGTACTGGACAGAGCCGGAAAACTTTCTGACACCCATGAATTCAAAAAGCAAATTCTTAACCGCGAAAGTCAAAGTACGACCGGGATTGGCGATGGCATTGCCATACCACACGCCAAAACAAAAGCAGTTAAAGAGCCTGCGATCGCATTTGGTCGTTCGATTGAGGGTATTGAATATGAAGCTCTTGATGGGCAGCCTTCTCACCTCTTTTTCATGATTGCAGCTCCAGAAGGCGCGAACGATACACATTTGCAGGCACTTGCCAGATTATCTGGCATGTTGATGAAACCGGAAGTACGGAAAGCTTTTATGGAAGCTTCTACTGAAGATGAGGTCCTAGCAATCATTGATTTGCATGATGAAAATGATGATGCTGAAGAAGAAGCTGAGACGTCAGCTACCGCCGGAGACAAACCATTTATTGTTGCCGTAACGGCCTGTCCGACAGGTATTGCGCACACATATATGGCAGCCGATTCATTGAAGACCACTGCCCAAGAAAAAGGCATTGATATTAAAGTTGAGACAAATGGTTCTGGTGGTGCCAAAAACATATTAACTCAAGAAGATATTGAACAGGCAATAGCTGTCATTATTGCTGCAGATACAAATGTAGCAATGGATCGATTCAGTGGCAAGACTGTCATAGAAGTACCAGTTGCTGACGGGATTTCAAAATCTGATGACTTGATACAGAGAGCCTTGAAACAGCAAGGTAAAGTTTATCAGGCTAAAGGCAGTTCCCAATCCCAAAGTGAGGAAAACAATGAACAAGGTCGCGGGATTGGGGCCACAATATACAAACATTTGATGAGCGGTGTTTCTAATATGCTCCCGTTTGTCATTGGCGGCGGTATTCTTATTGCTCTTGGTTTTCTGTTTGGCATCAATGCGCACAATCCAGATGATGCATCCTATAACGTTATTGCAGAAGCTTTGAACACGATTGGCGGCGGCAATGCCTTTGCTCTTATGATCCCTGTGCTTGCTGGGTTTATTGCCATGAGTATTGCTGATCGTCCCGGCTTTGCGGCTGGTATGGTCGGGGGACTGATGGCCTCAACAAGCGGGGCTGGTTTCCTTGGCGGTATTGTTGCGGGTTTTCTCGGTGGTTATATTGTCGTCGGTTTGAAAAAAGTTCTTGCCGGGTTGCCCTCCTCACTTGAAGGGATTAAAACCATTTTACTTTATCCTTTATTTGGTATTGCCATTACTGGATTTCTGATGTTTTTCGTAGTCAATAAACCTTTTACAATGCTGAATACGGCCATTTCCGACTGGCTGACAGGTTTGGGTACAGGAAACGCCGTATTTCTCGGAATTGTACTCGGTCTGATGATGGCATTCGATATGGGTGGACCTGTTAACAAAGCAGCTTATCTGTTTGGCACCGGATTGATTGCAAGCGGAGTTTATGAACCAATGGCTGCGATCATGGCCGCTGGTATGGTTCCTCCACTTGGAATTGCCATTGCTACCACCCTCTTCCCTAACAAGTTCAACCAGCAACAACGAGAAGCAGGGAAAGTCAATTACATTATGGGACTCTCCTTTATTACTGAAGGGGCAATCCCGTTCGCTGCAGCAGATCCGCTTCGAGTGATTCCATCTCTTATGGTTGGTTCTGCAGCAGCTGGTGGTTTGTCCATGATGTTTAACATTGGTCTTCAAGCACCACATGGCGGTATTTTTGTCTTCCCCCTCGTCCAAGGTGGATGGTTGCTGTACTTGCTTGCCGTTGTTATCGGATCCATCATAACCGCCCTTCTTTTAGGCGTACTCAAGAAAAAGTAA
- a CDS encoding alanine/glycine:cation symporter family protein: MSILEKGITEANDAMWGTILIVVLLGLGLWFTVKTDFVQFRLFPEMFRVLFDKRSISAAGKKGTSSFQAFAISAASRVGTGNMAGVASAIAVGGPGAVFWMWLIAMLGSATAFVESTLAQVYKVPEKNQYRGGPAYYIEKGLNMRWLGIVFAVTIAFTYGLVFNSVQSNTISLAFGGQFDFSKGWMAVVLTILTAIVIFGGLKSIAQVAQYVVPVMAVLYIALAVYILAINLDVVPDMISIIFANAFGFREVVSGGFGAAIMMGIKRGLFSNEAGMGSAPNAAATAEVTHPAKQGLIQALGVFFDTILICSATGFILISAGGYADSKADGIQLTQKAFEFHMGDWAAIFIAIAIFFFAYSSILGNYYYGENNIGYIKNSKWGLFIYRLAVLAMVVFGSIATFDLVWALADLTMGIMALINLYAITRLFKIAKRVLDDYVEQRKAGKDPTFYKDTLDNQNGIEFWDREQTTEKES, encoded by the coding sequence ATGTCTATCTTGGAAAAAGGAATCACCGAGGCGAACGATGCCATGTGGGGAACGATTCTGATTGTTGTATTACTCGGTTTGGGGCTCTGGTTTACGGTGAAGACAGATTTTGTTCAGTTTCGTTTATTTCCAGAAATGTTCCGTGTTCTTTTTGATAAGAGGTCCATTTCGGCAGCTGGGAAAAAAGGAACGTCTTCGTTTCAGGCATTTGCGATCAGTGCAGCTTCCCGCGTTGGTACGGGGAATATGGCGGGTGTTGCCTCTGCGATTGCAGTAGGTGGGCCGGGCGCTGTGTTCTGGATGTGGCTTATTGCAATGCTTGGTTCGGCTACAGCTTTTGTGGAAAGTACTCTGGCACAAGTGTATAAGGTGCCTGAAAAGAACCAATATCGTGGAGGACCAGCTTATTATATTGAAAAAGGCTTGAATATGCGCTGGCTTGGGATTGTTTTTGCGGTAACAATTGCCTTTACATACGGCCTGGTGTTTAATTCAGTACAATCCAATACGATCAGTCTGGCTTTTGGAGGACAATTTGACTTCAGTAAAGGCTGGATGGCGGTTGTGTTAACGATTTTGACGGCTATTGTTATTTTTGGCGGTCTAAAGAGTATTGCACAGGTAGCCCAATACGTGGTCCCAGTGATGGCTGTGTTGTATATTGCGTTAGCCGTATATATTTTAGCGATTAATCTTGATGTGGTGCCTGATATGATTTCCATTATATTTGCTAATGCGTTTGGTTTTAGAGAAGTTGTGAGCGGCGGGTTTGGCGCTGCGATCATGATGGGAATTAAACGGGGCTTGTTCTCAAACGAAGCAGGTATGGGTAGTGCCCCCAATGCGGCTGCCACGGCTGAGGTTACACATCCGGCTAAACAGGGATTAATTCAAGCATTGGGTGTGTTTTTTGATACAATTCTTATTTGTAGTGCAACAGGATTTATATTAATTTCGGCAGGTGGCTATGCAGACAGCAAAGCAGACGGCATTCAGCTGACACAAAAAGCATTTGAATTCCATATGGGAGATTGGGCAGCGATATTTATTGCGATTGCCATATTTTTCTTTGCTTATAGTTCAATCCTTGGCAACTATTATTACGGCGAAAATAATATCGGTTATATTAAAAATAGTAAATGGGGTTTGTTTATTTACAGACTTGCTGTGCTTGCGATGGTCGTATTTGGGTCTATTGCAACGTTTGATCTTGTCTGGGCGTTGGCAGATCTGACTATGGGGATTATGGCGCTGATCAACCTGTATGCGATCACCCGACTGTTTAAAATAGCCAAAAGGGTCTTGGATGACTATGTGGAGCAACGCAAAGCTGGAAAGGATCCAACATTCTACAAGGACACTTTAGATAATCAAAACGGCATCGAATTCTGGGATCGAGAACAAACCACAGAAAAAGAATCTTAA